Proteins from a genomic interval of Osmia bicornis bicornis chromosome 13, iOsmBic2.1, whole genome shotgun sequence:
- the LOC114873601 gene encoding F-BAR domain only protein 2 isoform X5, with the protein MTVDFADYFWGEKNNGFDVLYHNMKHGVVASKELADFLKERSAIEENNYKLLSKVAKQAGNSSSTQGTFAPVWAALRGAAEKLAGLHLQMAQRVTELIKDVSKYADELHKKHKAVKEEESSTLEVVQSIQSITVTLHKAKDMRMQKGLELEKLRKDNASQKELEKAEIKFKKAQDDYKTLVDKYMVIRNDFQTKMTQACRRFQDVEETHLKHMKEFLNIYADVLQSNHEQVGQVHIDFKRQCLDMTVDKLLEQFVQSKYTGFEKPGMIEYEEVMTGLGEITSHSQLESNVETPKETSKGANGETGVAGFLRSRREKRKEKKAKKKKDVVETSSNKEEKSDLEDKEDSRKSETPTPEVDEDGFCIRPKSEPWENEKGFYSSSDTDSEDERERKIRVEIKPLSNGGAPMSASVDELRATVENLSLSPAPTGRRGSNTDSDHHMKRSQSVSQQLGGKPSSDLLGLNLFNPSSTPSSASTPTGSHPYAPLQSPPPLSLSPTPQPQPPQSAPPTHPHSRFPDGDLFSEVGDITPALPPKQSASSTPTGSIIIPRPPSRRGEGPSPRGRMSPATISRADSVASLEFRTAGVGVGSSRGPSPLTIGLADTIPLAVAFHEIVHSYFRGTDETRCQVKLSGDMMLSFPAGIVAVLTNNPSPAKLTFRVRNSNRLEKLFPNNQLVSMDVTQTTVDSTIFEFNMSALTTLLRKQAEQNPSASYFNVDILKYQIKCKEGAGSCPFQLVAYWKCETTHTDLKIDYKYNSRAMASPSPLLNLHIAAPIDGGFKSLNSKPQAQWLPDTNRVLWKFTELSQHSEGNGVGSLKARVELGHGPGNQGTICTQFNCEGTTLSGVEFELLGPGYRLSLVKRRFVSGKYICDGDSDSRSRYAAPPSNVD; encoded by the exons ATGACTGTGGATTTCGCCGATTACTTTTGG GGCGAAAAGAATAATGGATTTGACGTGTTATATCATAACATGAAGCATGGTGTAGTTGCAAGCAAGGAGTTGGctgattttttaaaagaacgCTCAGCCATAGAAGAAAACAATTATAAGCTCCTGAGTAAGGTAGCCAAACAGGCTGGCAATAGTAGTAGTACACAAGGAACATTTGCACCTGTTTGGGCTGCTTTAAGAGGTGCTGCAGAAAAACTTGCTGGCTTACACTTGCAGATGGCCCAAAGGGTCACTGAACTGATAAAAGATGTATCAAAATATGCAGATGAATTACATAAAAAACACAAGGCT gtaaaagaagaagaatcatCCACCTTGGAAGTTGTACAAAGTATCCAAAGTATTACTGTAACTTTACATAAGGCTAAAGATATGCGTATGCAAAAGGGTCTTGAACTGGAAAAATTGAGAAAGGACAATGCCAGTCAAAAGGAATTAGAAAAAGCAGAAATCAAATTTAAGAAGGCCCAGGATGATTATAAGACCTTGGTTGATAAATATATGGTCATAAGAAACGATTTTCAGACCAAAATGACTCAAGCATGCAGG CGGTTCCAAGATGTGGAGGAGACACATTTAAAACATATGAAGGagtttttaaatatctatGCAGATGTTTTACAATCAAATCATGAACAAGTTGGCCAAGTTCATATTGACTTCAAACGCCAGTGTCTGGATATGACAGTGGACAAATTATTAGAACAGTTTGTTCAAAGCAAATATACAGGTTTTGAGAAACCAG GTATGATTGAATATGAAGAAGTCATGACAGGTTTAGGAGAAATAACCAGTCATTCTCAGTTGGAAAGCAATGTTGAGACACCTAAGGAAACATCAAAAGGAGCCAATGGAGAAACAGGCGTTGCTG GGTTTCTTCGAAgcagaagagaaaaaagaaaggaaaagaaagcgaaaaagaagaaggatgTTGTGGAAACCAGCAGcaacaaagaagaaaagtCTGACCT GGAGGATAAGGAGGACAGTAGAAAGTCTGAGACGCCGACACCGGAAGTAGACGAAGATGGTTTCTGTATTAGGCCGAAATCAGAACCGTGGGAGAATGAGAAAGGATTTTATTCTAGCTCAGACACCGATTCCGAGGAtgaaagggaaaggaagatTAGGGTGGAAATCAAGCCGCTGAGCAACGGTGGAGCACCGATGAGTGCTAGCGTGGACGAATTAAGGGCAACGGTGGAGAATCTATCGTTATCACCTGCACCAACA GGACGCAGAGGATCGAATACCGATTCAGATCATCACATGAAAAGGTCTCAGTCAGTGTCACAGCAATTAGGAGGTAAGCCAAGCTCGGATTTACTTGGCCTAAACTTGTTCAATCCCAGCAGTACACCATCGAGCGCCTCAACGCCGACTGGTAGTCATCCGTACGCGCCATTGCAAAGTCCTCCGCCACTATCTTTGTCACCGACGCCTCAGCCACAGCCGCCACAATCCGCACCACCTACGCACCCTCACTCGCGATTCCCTG ATGGAGACTTATTCTCAGAAGTAGGAGACATCACTCCAGCCTTGCCACCTAAACAATCCGCATCTTCCACTCCGACAGGATCAATTATCATTCCTAGACCTCCGTCCCGACGAGGAGAAGGTCCCTCACCGAGGGGTAGAATGTCACCAGCGACGATATCGAGGGCAGATAGCGTGGCTAGTTTAGAATTTCGTACAGCTGGCGTGGGTGTAGGCTCTTCTAGGGGCCCTTCACCGCTCACCATAGGACTAGCAGATACCATTCCCTTGGCAGTCGCGTTCCACGAGATAGTACACTCTTATTTCCGAGGTACCGATGAAACGCGATGCCAGGTGAAGCTTAGCGGTGACATGATGCTCTCTTTCCCTGCTGGTATCGTCGCTGTACTAACAAATAACCCGAGCCCTGCAAAGCTAACGTTTCGCGTGAGAAACAGTAACAGATTAGAGAAATTATTTCCTAATAATCAACTGGTCAGCAT GGACGTTACGCAAACAACCGTCGACAGTACAATTTTTGAATTCAACATGAGTGCCTTAACTACACTGTTACGCAAACAGGCCGAACAAAATCCCTCGGCTTCTTATTTTAATGTCGACATACTGAAATATCAGATCAAGTGCAAGGAAGGCGCGGGCTCTTGTCCGTTTCAGTTGGTAGCCTATTGGAAATGCGAAACGACGCACACCGACCTTAAG ATCGATTATAAATACAATAGTCGTGCTATGGCTTCTCCGAGTCCACTGCTAAACCTTCACATAGCCGCGCCTATAGACGGAGGTTTCAAGTCATTGAACAGCAAACCTCAAGCTCAATGGTTACCAGATACGAATCGGGTATTGTGGAAGTTTACCGAATTGTCACAGCATAGCGAAGGTAATGGTGTGGGCTCTTTAAAGGCACGCGTAGAACTTGGACACGGGCCAGGAAATCAAGGAACGATATGCACGCAATTCAATTGCGAAGGGACCACGTTATCTGGAGTTGAATTTGAGCTTCTAGGCCCAGGATATAGATTAAGTTTGGTAAAGCGTAGATTTGTATCTG GAAAATATATATGCGATGGAGATTCCGATTCACGGAGTAGATACGCTGCTCCGCCATCCAACGTGGATTGA
- the LOC114873601 gene encoding F-BAR domain only protein 2 isoform X1, whose amino-acid sequence MTVDFADYFWGEKNNGFDVLYHNMKHGVVASKELADFLKERSAIEENNYKLLSKVAKQAGNSSSTQGTFAPVWAALRGAAEKLAGLHLQMAQRVTELIKDVSKYADELHKKHKAVKEEESSTLEVVQSIQSITVTLHKAKDMRMQKGLELEKLRKDNASQKELEKAEIKFKKAQDDYKTLVDKYMVIRNDFQTKMTQACRRFQDVEETHLKHMKEFLNIYADVLQSNHEQVGQVHIDFKRQCLDMTVDKLLEQFVQSKYTGFEKPGMIEYEEVMTGLGEITSHSQLESNVETPKETSKGANGETGVAGNTHSSKKDQGLKGEGCQVDEEKGRVQEKEKEKEKENERLNERDRELSHAQATKASRRTTSLLNLFMSNSQDKQKQAGSGSAPATPQGNNLPPAVPPPSISRNPLRGSKWFLRSRREKRKEKKAKKKKDVVETSSNKEEKSDLEDKEDSRKSETPTPEVDEDGFCIRPKSEPWENEKGFYSSSDTDSEDERERKIRVEIKPLSNGGAPMSASVDELRATVENLSLSPAPTGRRGSNTDSDHHMKRSQSVSQQLGGKPSSDLLGLNLFNPSSTPSSASTPTGSHPYAPLQSPPPLSLSPTPQPQPPQSAPPTHPHSRFPDGDLFSEVGDITPALPPKQSASSTPTGSIIIPRPPSRRGEGPSPRGRMSPATISRADSVASLEFRTAGVGVGSSRGPSPLTIGLADTIPLAVAFHEIVHSYFRGTDETRCQVKLSGDMMLSFPAGIVAVLTNNPSPAKLTFRVRNSNRLEKLFPNNQLVSMDVTQTTVDSTIFEFNMSALTTLLRKQAEQNPSASYFNVDILKYQIKCKEGAGSCPFQLVAYWKCETTHTDLKIDYKYNSRAMASPSPLLNLHIAAPIDGGFKSLNSKPQAQWLPDTNRVLWKFTELSQHSEGNGVGSLKARVELGHGPGNQGTICTQFNCEGTTLSGVEFELLGPGYRLSLVKRRFVSGKYICDGDSDSRSRYAAPPSNVD is encoded by the exons ATGACTGTGGATTTCGCCGATTACTTTTGG GGCGAAAAGAATAATGGATTTGACGTGTTATATCATAACATGAAGCATGGTGTAGTTGCAAGCAAGGAGTTGGctgattttttaaaagaacgCTCAGCCATAGAAGAAAACAATTATAAGCTCCTGAGTAAGGTAGCCAAACAGGCTGGCAATAGTAGTAGTACACAAGGAACATTTGCACCTGTTTGGGCTGCTTTAAGAGGTGCTGCAGAAAAACTTGCTGGCTTACACTTGCAGATGGCCCAAAGGGTCACTGAACTGATAAAAGATGTATCAAAATATGCAGATGAATTACATAAAAAACACAAGGCT gtaaaagaagaagaatcatCCACCTTGGAAGTTGTACAAAGTATCCAAAGTATTACTGTAACTTTACATAAGGCTAAAGATATGCGTATGCAAAAGGGTCTTGAACTGGAAAAATTGAGAAAGGACAATGCCAGTCAAAAGGAATTAGAAAAAGCAGAAATCAAATTTAAGAAGGCCCAGGATGATTATAAGACCTTGGTTGATAAATATATGGTCATAAGAAACGATTTTCAGACCAAAATGACTCAAGCATGCAGG CGGTTCCAAGATGTGGAGGAGACACATTTAAAACATATGAAGGagtttttaaatatctatGCAGATGTTTTACAATCAAATCATGAACAAGTTGGCCAAGTTCATATTGACTTCAAACGCCAGTGTCTGGATATGACAGTGGACAAATTATTAGAACAGTTTGTTCAAAGCAAATATACAGGTTTTGAGAAACCAG GTATGATTGAATATGAAGAAGTCATGACAGGTTTAGGAGAAATAACCAGTCATTCTCAGTTGGAAAGCAATGTTGAGACACCTAAGGAAACATCAAAAGGAGCCAATGGAGAAACAGGCGTTGCTGGTAACACTCACAGTTCAAAAAAAGATCAGGGATTAAAGGGGGAGGGTTGTCAGGTGGATGAGGAAAAGGGTAGGgtacaagaaaaagaaaaagagaaagaaaaagaaaatgaaagactGAATGAAAGGGATAGAGAACTGTCACATGCACAAGCCACCAAGGCTTCCCGCCGTACTACCTCGCTACTCAACCTGTTCATGTCCAACTCCCAGG ACAAACAGAAGCAAGCAGGGTCTGGTTCGGCACCTGCAACTCCTCAGGGGAACAACCTGCCTCCTGCTGTTCCACCTCCCAGCATCTCCAGGAACCCTCTCAGAGGATCTAAAT GGTTTCTTCGAAgcagaagagaaaaaagaaaggaaaagaaagcgaaaaagaagaaggatgTTGTGGAAACCAGCAGcaacaaagaagaaaagtCTGACCT GGAGGATAAGGAGGACAGTAGAAAGTCTGAGACGCCGACACCGGAAGTAGACGAAGATGGTTTCTGTATTAGGCCGAAATCAGAACCGTGGGAGAATGAGAAAGGATTTTATTCTAGCTCAGACACCGATTCCGAGGAtgaaagggaaaggaagatTAGGGTGGAAATCAAGCCGCTGAGCAACGGTGGAGCACCGATGAGTGCTAGCGTGGACGAATTAAGGGCAACGGTGGAGAATCTATCGTTATCACCTGCACCAACA GGACGCAGAGGATCGAATACCGATTCAGATCATCACATGAAAAGGTCTCAGTCAGTGTCACAGCAATTAGGAGGTAAGCCAAGCTCGGATTTACTTGGCCTAAACTTGTTCAATCCCAGCAGTACACCATCGAGCGCCTCAACGCCGACTGGTAGTCATCCGTACGCGCCATTGCAAAGTCCTCCGCCACTATCTTTGTCACCGACGCCTCAGCCACAGCCGCCACAATCCGCACCACCTACGCACCCTCACTCGCGATTCCCTG ATGGAGACTTATTCTCAGAAGTAGGAGACATCACTCCAGCCTTGCCACCTAAACAATCCGCATCTTCCACTCCGACAGGATCAATTATCATTCCTAGACCTCCGTCCCGACGAGGAGAAGGTCCCTCACCGAGGGGTAGAATGTCACCAGCGACGATATCGAGGGCAGATAGCGTGGCTAGTTTAGAATTTCGTACAGCTGGCGTGGGTGTAGGCTCTTCTAGGGGCCCTTCACCGCTCACCATAGGACTAGCAGATACCATTCCCTTGGCAGTCGCGTTCCACGAGATAGTACACTCTTATTTCCGAGGTACCGATGAAACGCGATGCCAGGTGAAGCTTAGCGGTGACATGATGCTCTCTTTCCCTGCTGGTATCGTCGCTGTACTAACAAATAACCCGAGCCCTGCAAAGCTAACGTTTCGCGTGAGAAACAGTAACAGATTAGAGAAATTATTTCCTAATAATCAACTGGTCAGCAT GGACGTTACGCAAACAACCGTCGACAGTACAATTTTTGAATTCAACATGAGTGCCTTAACTACACTGTTACGCAAACAGGCCGAACAAAATCCCTCGGCTTCTTATTTTAATGTCGACATACTGAAATATCAGATCAAGTGCAAGGAAGGCGCGGGCTCTTGTCCGTTTCAGTTGGTAGCCTATTGGAAATGCGAAACGACGCACACCGACCTTAAG ATCGATTATAAATACAATAGTCGTGCTATGGCTTCTCCGAGTCCACTGCTAAACCTTCACATAGCCGCGCCTATAGACGGAGGTTTCAAGTCATTGAACAGCAAACCTCAAGCTCAATGGTTACCAGATACGAATCGGGTATTGTGGAAGTTTACCGAATTGTCACAGCATAGCGAAGGTAATGGTGTGGGCTCTTTAAAGGCACGCGTAGAACTTGGACACGGGCCAGGAAATCAAGGAACGATATGCACGCAATTCAATTGCGAAGGGACCACGTTATCTGGAGTTGAATTTGAGCTTCTAGGCCCAGGATATAGATTAAGTTTGGTAAAGCGTAGATTTGTATCTG GAAAATATATATGCGATGGAGATTCCGATTCACGGAGTAGATACGCTGCTCCGCCATCCAACGTGGATTGA
- the LOC114873601 gene encoding F-BAR domain only protein 2 isoform X3, whose translation MTVDFADYFWGEKNNGFDVLYHNMKHGVVASKELADFLKERSAIEENNYKLLSKVAKQAGNSSSTQGTFAPVWAALRGAAEKLAGLHLQMAQRVTELIKDVSKYADELHKKHKAVKEEESSTLEVVQSIQSITVTLHKAKDMRMQKGLELEKLRKDNASQKELEKAEIKFKKAQDDYKTLVDKYMVIRNDFQTKMTQACRRFQDVEETHLKHMKEFLNIYADVLQSNHEQVGQVHIDFKRQCLDMTVDKLLEQFVQSKYTGFEKPGMIEYEEVMTGLGEITSHSQLESNVETPKETSKGANGETGVAGNTHSSKKDQGLKGEGCQVDEEKGRVQEKEKEKEKENERLNERDRELSHAQATKASRRTTSLLNLFMSNSQDKQKQAGSGSAPATPQGNNLPPAVPPPSISRNPLRGSKWFLRSRREKRKEKKAKKKKDVVETSSNKEEKSDLEDKEDSRKSETPTPEVDEDGFCIRPKSEPWENEKGFYSSSDTDSEDERERKIRVEIKPLSNGGAPMSASVDELRATVENLSLSPAPTGRRGSNTDSDHHMKRSHTPSSASTPTGSHPYAPLQSPPPLSLSPTPQPQPPQSAPPTHPHSRFPDGDLFSEVGDITPALPPKQSASSTPTGSIIIPRPPSRRGEGPSPRGRMSPATISRADSVASLEFRTAGVGVGSSRGPSPLTIGLADTIPLAVAFHEIVHSYFRGTDETRCQVKLSGDMMLSFPAGIVAVLTNNPSPAKLTFRVRNSNRLEKLFPNNQLVSMDVTQTTVDSTIFEFNMSALTTLLRKQAEQNPSASYFNVDILKYQIKCKEGAGSCPFQLVAYWKCETTHTDLKIDYKYNSRAMASPSPLLNLHIAAPIDGGFKSLNSKPQAQWLPDTNRVLWKFTELSQHSEGNGVGSLKARVELGHGPGNQGTICTQFNCEGTTLSGVEFELLGPGYRLSLVKRRFVSGKYICDGDSDSRSRYAAPPSNVD comes from the exons ATGACTGTGGATTTCGCCGATTACTTTTGG GGCGAAAAGAATAATGGATTTGACGTGTTATATCATAACATGAAGCATGGTGTAGTTGCAAGCAAGGAGTTGGctgattttttaaaagaacgCTCAGCCATAGAAGAAAACAATTATAAGCTCCTGAGTAAGGTAGCCAAACAGGCTGGCAATAGTAGTAGTACACAAGGAACATTTGCACCTGTTTGGGCTGCTTTAAGAGGTGCTGCAGAAAAACTTGCTGGCTTACACTTGCAGATGGCCCAAAGGGTCACTGAACTGATAAAAGATGTATCAAAATATGCAGATGAATTACATAAAAAACACAAGGCT gtaaaagaagaagaatcatCCACCTTGGAAGTTGTACAAAGTATCCAAAGTATTACTGTAACTTTACATAAGGCTAAAGATATGCGTATGCAAAAGGGTCTTGAACTGGAAAAATTGAGAAAGGACAATGCCAGTCAAAAGGAATTAGAAAAAGCAGAAATCAAATTTAAGAAGGCCCAGGATGATTATAAGACCTTGGTTGATAAATATATGGTCATAAGAAACGATTTTCAGACCAAAATGACTCAAGCATGCAGG CGGTTCCAAGATGTGGAGGAGACACATTTAAAACATATGAAGGagtttttaaatatctatGCAGATGTTTTACAATCAAATCATGAACAAGTTGGCCAAGTTCATATTGACTTCAAACGCCAGTGTCTGGATATGACAGTGGACAAATTATTAGAACAGTTTGTTCAAAGCAAATATACAGGTTTTGAGAAACCAG GTATGATTGAATATGAAGAAGTCATGACAGGTTTAGGAGAAATAACCAGTCATTCTCAGTTGGAAAGCAATGTTGAGACACCTAAGGAAACATCAAAAGGAGCCAATGGAGAAACAGGCGTTGCTGGTAACACTCACAGTTCAAAAAAAGATCAGGGATTAAAGGGGGAGGGTTGTCAGGTGGATGAGGAAAAGGGTAGGgtacaagaaaaagaaaaagagaaagaaaaagaaaatgaaagactGAATGAAAGGGATAGAGAACTGTCACATGCACAAGCCACCAAGGCTTCCCGCCGTACTACCTCGCTACTCAACCTGTTCATGTCCAACTCCCAGG ACAAACAGAAGCAAGCAGGGTCTGGTTCGGCACCTGCAACTCCTCAGGGGAACAACCTGCCTCCTGCTGTTCCACCTCCCAGCATCTCCAGGAACCCTCTCAGAGGATCTAAAT GGTTTCTTCGAAgcagaagagaaaaaagaaaggaaaagaaagcgaaaaagaagaaggatgTTGTGGAAACCAGCAGcaacaaagaagaaaagtCTGACCT GGAGGATAAGGAGGACAGTAGAAAGTCTGAGACGCCGACACCGGAAGTAGACGAAGATGGTTTCTGTATTAGGCCGAAATCAGAACCGTGGGAGAATGAGAAAGGATTTTATTCTAGCTCAGACACCGATTCCGAGGAtgaaagggaaaggaagatTAGGGTGGAAATCAAGCCGCTGAGCAACGGTGGAGCACCGATGAGTGCTAGCGTGGACGAATTAAGGGCAACGGTGGAGAATCTATCGTTATCACCTGCACCAACA GGACGCAGAGGATCGAATACCGATTCAGATCATCACATGAAAAGGTCTCA TACACCATCGAGCGCCTCAACGCCGACTGGTAGTCATCCGTACGCGCCATTGCAAAGTCCTCCGCCACTATCTTTGTCACCGACGCCTCAGCCACAGCCGCCACAATCCGCACCACCTACGCACCCTCACTCGCGATTCCCTG ATGGAGACTTATTCTCAGAAGTAGGAGACATCACTCCAGCCTTGCCACCTAAACAATCCGCATCTTCCACTCCGACAGGATCAATTATCATTCCTAGACCTCCGTCCCGACGAGGAGAAGGTCCCTCACCGAGGGGTAGAATGTCACCAGCGACGATATCGAGGGCAGATAGCGTGGCTAGTTTAGAATTTCGTACAGCTGGCGTGGGTGTAGGCTCTTCTAGGGGCCCTTCACCGCTCACCATAGGACTAGCAGATACCATTCCCTTGGCAGTCGCGTTCCACGAGATAGTACACTCTTATTTCCGAGGTACCGATGAAACGCGATGCCAGGTGAAGCTTAGCGGTGACATGATGCTCTCTTTCCCTGCTGGTATCGTCGCTGTACTAACAAATAACCCGAGCCCTGCAAAGCTAACGTTTCGCGTGAGAAACAGTAACAGATTAGAGAAATTATTTCCTAATAATCAACTGGTCAGCAT GGACGTTACGCAAACAACCGTCGACAGTACAATTTTTGAATTCAACATGAGTGCCTTAACTACACTGTTACGCAAACAGGCCGAACAAAATCCCTCGGCTTCTTATTTTAATGTCGACATACTGAAATATCAGATCAAGTGCAAGGAAGGCGCGGGCTCTTGTCCGTTTCAGTTGGTAGCCTATTGGAAATGCGAAACGACGCACACCGACCTTAAG ATCGATTATAAATACAATAGTCGTGCTATGGCTTCTCCGAGTCCACTGCTAAACCTTCACATAGCCGCGCCTATAGACGGAGGTTTCAAGTCATTGAACAGCAAACCTCAAGCTCAATGGTTACCAGATACGAATCGGGTATTGTGGAAGTTTACCGAATTGTCACAGCATAGCGAAGGTAATGGTGTGGGCTCTTTAAAGGCACGCGTAGAACTTGGACACGGGCCAGGAAATCAAGGAACGATATGCACGCAATTCAATTGCGAAGGGACCACGTTATCTGGAGTTGAATTTGAGCTTCTAGGCCCAGGATATAGATTAAGTTTGGTAAAGCGTAGATTTGTATCTG GAAAATATATATGCGATGGAGATTCCGATTCACGGAGTAGATACGCTGCTCCGCCATCCAACGTGGATTGA